From a single Sander vitreus isolate 19-12246 chromosome 2, sanVit1, whole genome shotgun sequence genomic region:
- the LOC144531030 gene encoding uncharacterized protein LOC144531030 produces the protein MKLTLVIHLAMRRFCCAPLHSIPMGDVKRLQRIQASVSCRDFGVGPSNADPLCLSSTPIKRPPKRPCLDLDEELEDNPLEDSSLVGASKGQDSSYDPGDSITASLYSTLKSEDSSTSTHNSKIYMVYKNCIMELFNACPVCTRACDVKTQRLGTFLSVKKWCPHCTFTRHWNSQPVLGSAPAGNLHLSAAVYLSGASFIKIEKVFKAMKLQLFRYETFRRHARSFIEPAVIHHWKVTQDVNLQRLSQEEKVNLGRDMRADSTGHSAKYGSYTTMDRQSNTVVDIQLVQQRG, from the exons ATGAAGCTCACGCTGGTGATCCATTTGGCCATGCGTCGCTTCTGTTGCGCCCCGCTCCactctattcctatgggtgacgtcaagcgacttcaac GTATCCAGGCCAGTGTCTCCTGCAGAGATTTTGGTGTGGGGCCCTCAAATGCAGACCCTTTGTGTCTGTCATCGACACCTATAAAGAGACCACCCAAAAGACCTTGTCTAGACCTCGATGAAGAGCTCGAGGACAATCCATTGGAGGACAGCTCTTTAGTGGGAGCTTCAAAGGGACAGGATTCCAGTTATGATCCTGGCGACTCCATCACAGCATCGTTATACTCTACGCTAAAGTC AGAAGATTCATCCACTTCCACCCACAACAGCAAAATATACATGGTGTACAAGAACTGCATCATGGAGTTGTTTAATGCATGTCCAGTCTGCACGCGGGCATGTGATGTGAAGACCCAAAGGCTGGGGACATTCCTGTCTGTGAAGAAGTGGTGCCCCCATTGCACATTTACAAGACACTGGAATAGCCAGCCTGTCCTTGGGAGCGCGCCAGCTGGAAATCTGCACCTTTCTGCCGCCGTGTACCTCAGTGGTGCATCTTTCATCAAAATTGAAAAG GTCTTCAAGGCAATGAAGCTACAGTTGTTTCGGTATGAAACATTTCGCCGCCATGCCAGATCTTTCATTGAACCGGCAGTTATTCACCATTGGAAAGTCACACAGGATGTGAATCTGCAGCGGCTGAGTCAGGAGGAAAAAGTGAACCTTGGTCGTGACATGAGAGCTGACTCAACAG GCCACTCTGCAAAGTATGGGAGTTATACAACGATGGATCGCCAGAGTAACACCGTTGTGGACATTCAGTTGGTTCAG CAACGAGGTTGA
- the LOC144529259 gene encoding uncharacterized protein LOC144529259: MKDVAKLSPHYQTSSLEAFHAIILRFAPKNVVFPFIGMLCRLYLAAMHYNENADRPQAKTQEGEPLFKIYIPKARKGECRAKPQPTFGYVADMMDLIFEEVFVNPTPYTAALLAIPVPEDLSAQYEKPDKEEVIASFVSRVKRGAV; the protein is encoded by the exons ATGAAGGATGTTGCAAAACTGAGCCCCCACTACCAAACTTCATCATTGGAGGCTTTCCATGCCATCATCCTTCGTTTTGCACCAAAGAATGTTGTCTTTCCCTTTATTGGAATGCTGTGCAG ACTCTACCTGGCTGCTATGCATTACAATGAAAATGCGGACCGaccacaggccaaaacacaggaAGGTGAACCTCTCTTCAAAATCTACATTCCAAAGGCTAGGAAGGGAGAGTGCAGAGCTAAACCACAGCCGACCTTTG GTTATGTTGCTGACATGATGGACCTCATTTTTGAGGAAGTCTTTGTCAATCCTACACCATACACCGCTGCGCTGTTGGCCATCCCTGTCCCAGAGGACCTATCGGCGCAGTATGAGAAGCCGGACAAGGAGGAGGTCATTGCCAGCTTTGTGTCAAGGGTCAAACGGGGGGCAGTTTAA